A single Hylaeus volcanicus isolate JK05 unplaced genomic scaffold, UHH_iyHylVolc1.0_haploid 12221, whole genome shotgun sequence DNA region contains:
- the LOC128883156 gene encoding phospholipid-transporting ATPase VB-like isoform X2, whose translation MNVIYINTNQKNAKKINAVCTRKYSSRTFLPHIAREHFSDSFTLYCVGIGILQMIPSVFSQIKHYCIKITVTYSIPTMWIPWLQIVLLVIYFEMYADIKRHGQDEKENFRQTRKLRYTLHDTVDLKKEGLKKKSTTVVSIVYWKDVSVGDVIICKNSEIIPADLCLIASSHADGCAMFDSSSLDGECELKRRRVPSEIIEHGFGTAETVHELCGKLICDPPNVNLNVFNGVYIITKSVSDEIHKEEGNLIQFPFNLENSAFRGYKLCNTHWIAGVVIYAGEDTKVYKSHPGLDSKMSINDIQYKKYCETSLVFLVSVCLLYTLSWIYVNIDLDSADKPFFLVLSFLKKALYHFGSWIVLTANFVPVSVYAFLNCIRQGQAFIMERNFDSPNPPERKHVIVNNHKLNSDLGQVEYIFADKTGTLTQNSMELKCLCISGVDYQSTLPKLTNVPHVSVHNADLSRNIAEMNRDIWDFFTQLAVNHSVVINQCLLNSGLVPHTSIFTSSSADEEVLVYTALNFGFVFMKELNSQRYIARPDGSCITINVLECLNFTPERRRSSVLVQWKENSETTSTSRIVLFIKGSQESIYKRLKKEERYDLITENTLRHSLRYATEGLRVFFFAERIIPQSFLDVWLCKYRKAKEESDVTTVDELVENLECELHLLGCVGMENKLVDNVCEAVAQLKAAGIKIFMLTGDKLETATNIGFQTGILSKCKPLIYLDDAETIYNQIRNFFLINPLLKNFFDNPVKLSPTVLRNAFTKHDTNFVIDCMAINHILETDSLLLAGLLCVSEGAVLARVTPQQKSEIVVALRNYYRNEVITLSIGDGANDCMMINSSNIGVGLPNVNGYYTFSVLDYGLSSFCDLPSLILVHGRMNYYRIIKFIMHSISQIIIITLPQLAVGYVSLLSPQKMVSTTLYLLATPLFSSLPLLLFALFDCATTNKHEQNCPQKYMQNYFYFEKNSKYFIFFFLDSILSGFLAFIIPFTIMDSIFVDRNGRPTNFWIVGTTSFSCSLLITTQKLTFKCTSSFGLVFITSIISFILFFPLILYFPGLQETGADMLQLPTFWISLATSFFLTIFKDYFIKVYNKHHKTDLINLIYKKIPLHNYYHVEQA comes from the exons ATGAatgttatttacataaatactaatcaaaaaaacgcaaaaaaaattaatgcgGTGTGTACAAGAAAATACTCTTCTAGGACGTTTTTACCTCATATTGCCCGGGAACACTTTTCAGATAGCTTCACACTTTACTGTGTCGGAATCGGTATTCTCCAAATGATCCCATCGGTATTTTCACAAATCAAACACTACTGTATAAAG ATAACAGTGACGTACAGTATACCCACAATGTGGATACCATGGTTACAAATCGTCCTActtgttatatattttgaaatgtatGCTGACATAAAGag GCATGGTCAAGatgaaaaagagaattttcGTCAAACACGAAAACTACGTTATACACTACATGACACTgttgatttaaaaaaggaagggctaaaaaaaaaaagtacaactGTAGTTTCTATTGTATATTGGAAGGACGTCAGCGTTGGAGATGtgattatttgtaaaaattctgaaattattcCAGCCGATTTATGCTTAATTGCGTCAAGCCATGCGGATGGCTGCGCCATGTTTGACAGCTCATCTCTAGATGGTGAATGTGAATTAAAACGTCGTCGAGTTCCATCCG aaataattgaacatGGATTTGGTACCGCAGAAACTGTTCACGAATTATGTGGAAAACTTATATGTGATCCACCAAACGTCAATCTTAATGTTTTCAACGGAGTATATATCATTACAAAGTCAGTTAGTGATGAAATTCACAAGGAAGAAGGTAACCTGATACAGTTCCcttttaatttggaaaacaGTGCTTTTCGAGGATATAAGTTGTGTAACACT CATTGGATTGCAGGGGTAGTTATATATGCCGGCGAAGATACAAAGGTTTATAAA aGTCACCCTGGGCTAGATTCGAAAATGAGTATTAATGATATCCAATATAAAAAGTACTGCGAGACGTCTTTAGTTTTTCTT gTGTCTGTATGTCTACTTTACACGTTATCATGGATTTATGTCAACATAGACCTGGATAGTGCGGATAAACCTTTTTTTCTTGTGTTgtcttttcttaaaaaag CTTTGTATCACTTCGGTTCTTGGATTGTTCTTACTGCAAATTTTGTTCCCGTTTCCGTttatgcttttttaaattgcattcGACAAGGCCAA GCGTTTAtaatggaaagaaatttcgaTTCACCTAATCCTCCAGAAAGAAAACACGTTATTGTTAACAATCACAAATTAAATTCGGATTTAGGTCAAGTTGAGTATATATTCGCTGACAAAACAGGAACGCTAACTCAAAACTCTATGGAGCTAAAATGCTTATGTATTTCTG GTGTTGATTACCAGAGTACACTCCCTAAACTTACAAACGTCCCTCATGTGTCTGTACACAATGCTGACCTGAGTCGAAACATAGCGGAAATGAATCGGGACATTTGGGACTTTTTCACGCAACTTGCAGTGAATCATTCCGTTGTCATAAACCAATGTTTACTTAATAGTGGTTTGGTTCCTCATACGTCGATTTTTACTTCATCATCTGCTGATGAAGAAGTTTTAGTGTATACTGCCttaaattttggttttgtttttatgaaaGAATTGAACTCTCAACGCTATATCGCAAGACCAGATGGATCATGCATTACG ATAAACGTTTTAGAATGTTTAAACTTTACACCCGAGAGGAGACGAAGTTCTGTCTTAGTtcaatggaaagaaaatagtGAAACTACATCAACCTCACGCATTGTTCTATTCATTAAG GGCTCTCAAGAATCAATTTACAAACGattgaaaaaggaagaaagataTGATTTAATAACCGAAAATACATTacg acACAGTTTAAGATACGCAACGGAGGGGCttagagtatttttttttgctgaaCGAATAATCCCCCAGAGTTTTTTAGACGTTTGGCTATGCAAGTATCGGAAGGCTAAAGAGGAATCGGATGTAACGACTGTTGATGAACTTGTAGAAAACCTTGAATGCGAGTTGCATCTTTTAGGATGTGTGGGAATGGAAAATAAACTTGTTGACAATGTGTGTGAAGCAGTAGCACAACTGAAAGCTgcaggaataaaaatatttatgctgACGGGAGATAAATTAGAAACTGCAACTAATATAGGCTTCCAAACAGGAATTCTTTCGAAATGTAAACCATTAATCTACCTTGACGACGCAGAAACTATATATAATCA AAtccgtaatttttttttaatcaatcccttattaaaaaactttttcgatAATCCTGTAAAATTATCTCCGACCGTTTTGCGCAACGCATTTACGAAACATGACACAAATTTCGTTATAGATTGTATGGCTATAAATCACATCTTAGAAACCGACTCATTACTTTTAGCTGGATTAC TTTGCGTATCAGAAGGTGCTGTCCTAGCTCGTGTAACTCCACAACAGAAA TCTGAAATCGTTGTAGCTCTTCGTAACTACTATCGCAATGAAGTCATTACCTTAAGTATTGGTGATGGAGCAAATGATTGTATGATGATTAACAGCTCAAACATTG gtgTAGGGTTACCAAATGTGAACGGATATTATACCTTTAGTGTATTGGACTACGGCCTTTCATCTTTTTGTGACTTACCTTCATT AATACTTGTTCATGGACGGATGAACTATTACcggataataaaatttattatgcattCAATTAGtcaaatcattattattacccTACCACAATTGGCAGTGGGATATGTATCATTATTATCAC CTCAAAAAATGGTTTCGACGACTCTTTATCTACTAGCAACTCCCTTGTTTTCATCT TTGCCGCTGTTACTGTTTGCACTATTTGACTGTGCTACTACAAATAAACACGAGCAAAATTGTCCGCAGAAATATAtgcagaattatttttactttgagaagaattcaaaatatttcatttttttttttcttgattctATTTTATCTGGGTTTCTAGCGTTTATTATACCATTTACTATTATGGACTCCATATTTGTTGATAGAAACGGCAGG CCGACCAATTTTTGGATCGTTGGTACAACTTCCTTTTCATGTAGTCTTCTCATTACAACCCAAAAACTAACTTTCA AATGCACATCATCTTTTGGTCTAGTTTTTATTACCAGCATCATTAG tttcattttattttttccactcattttatatttccctGGGTTACAAG AAACTGGAGCAGATATGCTTCAATTGCCTACCTTTTGGATATCCCTGGCTACATCAttttttctaacaatttttaaagattattttataaag GTATACAACAAGCATCATAAAACTGATTTAAtcaatttgatttataaaaaaattccgtTACACAATTAC TATCATGTGGAACAAGCCTAA
- the LOC128883156 gene encoding phospholipid-transporting ATPase IK-like isoform X3, with product MNVIYINTNQKNAKKINAVCTRKYSSRTFLPHIAREHFSDSFTLYCVGIGILQMIPSVFSQIKHYCIKVFIKLFHQIITVTYSIPTMWIPWLQIVLLVIYFEMYADIKRHGQDEKENFRQTRKLRYTLHDTVDLKKEGLKKKSTTVVSIVYWKDVSVGDVIICKNSEIIPADLCLIASSHADGCAMFDSSSLDGECELKRRRVPSEIIEHGFGTAETVHELCGKLICDPPNVNLNVFNGVYIITKSVSDEIHKEEGNLIQFPFNLENSAFRGYKLCNTHWIAGVVIYAGEDTKVYKSHPGLDSKMSINDIQYKKYCETSLVFLVSVCLLYTLSWIYVNIDLDSADKPFFLVLSFLKKALYHFGSWIVLTANFVPVSVYAFLNCIRQGQAFIMERNFDSPNPPERKHVIVNNHKLNSDLGQVEYIFADKTGTLTQNSMELKCLCISGVDYQSTLPKLTNVPHVSVHNADLSRNIAEMNRDIWDFFTQLAVNHSVVINQCLLNSGLVPHTSIFTSSSADEEVLVYTALNFGFVFMKELNSQRYIARPDGSCITINVLECLNFTPERRRSSVLVQWKENSETTSTSRIVLFIKGSQESIYKRLKKEERYDLITENTLRHSLRYATEGLRVFFFAERIIPQSFLDVWLCKYRKAKEESDVTTVDELVENLECELHLLGCVGMENKLVDNVCEAVAQLKAAGIKIFMLTGDKLETATNIGFQTGILSKCKPLIYLDDAETIYNQIRNFFLINPLLKNFFDNPVKLSPTVLRNAFTKHDTNFVIDCMAINHILETDSLLLAGLLCVSEALRNYYRNEVITLSIGDGANDCMMINSSNIGVGLPNVNGYYTFSVLDYGLSSFCDLPSLILVHGRMNYYRIIKFIMHSISQIIIITLPQLAVGYVSLLSPQKMVSTTLYLLATPLFSSLPLLLFALFDCATTNKHEQNCPQKYMQNYFYFEKNSKYFIFFFLDSILSGFLAFIIPFTIMDSIFVDRNGRPTNFWIVGTTSFSCSLLITTQKLTFKCTSSFGLVFITSIISFILFFPLILYFPGLQETGADMLQLPTFWISLATSFFLTIFKDYFIKVYNKHHKTDLINLIYKKIPLHNYYHVEQA from the exons ATGAatgttatttacataaatactaatcaaaaaaacgcaaaaaaaattaatgcgGTGTGTACAAGAAAATACTCTTCTAGGACGTTTTTACCTCATATTGCCCGGGAACACTTTTCAGATAGCTTCACACTTTACTGTGTCGGAATCGGTATTCTCCAAATGATCCCATCGGTATTTTCACAAATCAAACACTACTGTATAAAGGTTTTTATAAAGCTGTTTCATCAAATT ATAACAGTGACGTACAGTATACCCACAATGTGGATACCATGGTTACAAATCGTCCTActtgttatatattttgaaatgtatGCTGACATAAAGag GCATGGTCAAGatgaaaaagagaattttcGTCAAACACGAAAACTACGTTATACACTACATGACACTgttgatttaaaaaaggaagggctaaaaaaaaaaagtacaactGTAGTTTCTATTGTATATTGGAAGGACGTCAGCGTTGGAGATGtgattatttgtaaaaattctgaaattattcCAGCCGATTTATGCTTAATTGCGTCAAGCCATGCGGATGGCTGCGCCATGTTTGACAGCTCATCTCTAGATGGTGAATGTGAATTAAAACGTCGTCGAGTTCCATCCG aaataattgaacatGGATTTGGTACCGCAGAAACTGTTCACGAATTATGTGGAAAACTTATATGTGATCCACCAAACGTCAATCTTAATGTTTTCAACGGAGTATATATCATTACAAAGTCAGTTAGTGATGAAATTCACAAGGAAGAAGGTAACCTGATACAGTTCCcttttaatttggaaaacaGTGCTTTTCGAGGATATAAGTTGTGTAACACT CATTGGATTGCAGGGGTAGTTATATATGCCGGCGAAGATACAAAGGTTTATAAA aGTCACCCTGGGCTAGATTCGAAAATGAGTATTAATGATATCCAATATAAAAAGTACTGCGAGACGTCTTTAGTTTTTCTT gTGTCTGTATGTCTACTTTACACGTTATCATGGATTTATGTCAACATAGACCTGGATAGTGCGGATAAACCTTTTTTTCTTGTGTTgtcttttcttaaaaaag CTTTGTATCACTTCGGTTCTTGGATTGTTCTTACTGCAAATTTTGTTCCCGTTTCCGTttatgcttttttaaattgcattcGACAAGGCCAA GCGTTTAtaatggaaagaaatttcgaTTCACCTAATCCTCCAGAAAGAAAACACGTTATTGTTAACAATCACAAATTAAATTCGGATTTAGGTCAAGTTGAGTATATATTCGCTGACAAAACAGGAACGCTAACTCAAAACTCTATGGAGCTAAAATGCTTATGTATTTCTG GTGTTGATTACCAGAGTACACTCCCTAAACTTACAAACGTCCCTCATGTGTCTGTACACAATGCTGACCTGAGTCGAAACATAGCGGAAATGAATCGGGACATTTGGGACTTTTTCACGCAACTTGCAGTGAATCATTCCGTTGTCATAAACCAATGTTTACTTAATAGTGGTTTGGTTCCTCATACGTCGATTTTTACTTCATCATCTGCTGATGAAGAAGTTTTAGTGTATACTGCCttaaattttggttttgtttttatgaaaGAATTGAACTCTCAACGCTATATCGCAAGACCAGATGGATCATGCATTACG ATAAACGTTTTAGAATGTTTAAACTTTACACCCGAGAGGAGACGAAGTTCTGTCTTAGTtcaatggaaagaaaatagtGAAACTACATCAACCTCACGCATTGTTCTATTCATTAAG GGCTCTCAAGAATCAATTTACAAACGattgaaaaaggaagaaagataTGATTTAATAACCGAAAATACATTacg acACAGTTTAAGATACGCAACGGAGGGGCttagagtatttttttttgctgaaCGAATAATCCCCCAGAGTTTTTTAGACGTTTGGCTATGCAAGTATCGGAAGGCTAAAGAGGAATCGGATGTAACGACTGTTGATGAACTTGTAGAAAACCTTGAATGCGAGTTGCATCTTTTAGGATGTGTGGGAATGGAAAATAAACTTGTTGACAATGTGTGTGAAGCAGTAGCACAACTGAAAGCTgcaggaataaaaatatttatgctgACGGGAGATAAATTAGAAACTGCAACTAATATAGGCTTCCAAACAGGAATTCTTTCGAAATGTAAACCATTAATCTACCTTGACGACGCAGAAACTATATATAATCA AAtccgtaatttttttttaatcaatcccttattaaaaaactttttcgatAATCCTGTAAAATTATCTCCGACCGTTTTGCGCAACGCATTTACGAAACATGACACAAATTTCGTTATAGATTGTATGGCTATAAATCACATCTTAGAAACCGACTCATTACTTTTAGCTGGATTAC TTTGCGTATCAGAAG CTCTTCGTAACTACTATCGCAATGAAGTCATTACCTTAAGTATTGGTGATGGAGCAAATGATTGTATGATGATTAACAGCTCAAACATTG gtgTAGGGTTACCAAATGTGAACGGATATTATACCTTTAGTGTATTGGACTACGGCCTTTCATCTTTTTGTGACTTACCTTCATT AATACTTGTTCATGGACGGATGAACTATTACcggataataaaatttattatgcattCAATTAGtcaaatcattattattacccTACCACAATTGGCAGTGGGATATGTATCATTATTATCAC CTCAAAAAATGGTTTCGACGACTCTTTATCTACTAGCAACTCCCTTGTTTTCATCT TTGCCGCTGTTACTGTTTGCACTATTTGACTGTGCTACTACAAATAAACACGAGCAAAATTGTCCGCAGAAATATAtgcagaattatttttactttgagaagaattcaaaatatttcatttttttttttcttgattctATTTTATCTGGGTTTCTAGCGTTTATTATACCATTTACTATTATGGACTCCATATTTGTTGATAGAAACGGCAGG CCGACCAATTTTTGGATCGTTGGTACAACTTCCTTTTCATGTAGTCTTCTCATTACAACCCAAAAACTAACTTTCA AATGCACATCATCTTTTGGTCTAGTTTTTATTACCAGCATCATTAG tttcattttattttttccactcattttatatttccctGGGTTACAAG AAACTGGAGCAGATATGCTTCAATTGCCTACCTTTTGGATATCCCTGGCTACATCAttttttctaacaatttttaaagattattttataaag GTATACAACAAGCATCATAAAACTGATTTAAtcaatttgatttataaaaaaattccgtTACACAATTAC TATCATGTGGAACAAGCCTAA
- the LOC128883156 gene encoding probable phospholipid-transporting ATPase IA isoform X5, giving the protein MNVIYINTNQKNAKKINAVCTRKYSSRTFLPHIAREHFSDSFTLYCVGIGILQMIPSVFSQIKHYCIKVFIKLFHQIITVTYSIPTMWIPWLQIVLLVIYFEMYADIKRHGQDEKENFRQTRKLRYTLHDTVDLKKEGLKKKSTTVVSIVYWKDVSVGDVIICKNSEIIPADLCLIASSHADGCAMFDSSSLDGECELKRRRVPSEIIEHGFGTAETVHELCGKLICDPPNVNLNVFNGVYIITKSVSDEIHKEEGNLIQFPFNLENSAFRGYKLCNTHWIAGVVIYAGEDTKVYKSHPGLDSKMSINDIQYKKYCETSLVFLVSVCLLYTLSWIYVNIDLDSADKPFFLVLSFLKKALYHFGSWIVLTANFVPVSVYAFLNCIRQGQAFIMERNFDSPNPPERKHVIVNNHKLNSDLGQVEYIFADKTGTLTQNSMELKCLCISGVDYQSTLPKLTNVPHVSVHNADLSRNIAEMNRDIWDFFTQLAVNHSVVINQCLLNSGLVPHTSIFTSSSADEEVLVYTALNFGFVFMKELNSQRYIARPDGSCITINVLECLNFTPERRRSSVLVQWKENSETTSTSRIVLFIKGSQESIYKRLKKEERYDLITENTLRHSLRYATEGLRVFFFAERIIPQSFLDVWLCKYRKAKEESDVTTVDELVENLECELHLLGCVGMENKLVDNVCEAVAQLKAAGIKIFMLTGDKLETATNIGFQTGILSKCKPLIYLDDAETIYNQIRNFFLINPLLKNFFDNPVKLSPTVLRNAFTKHDTNFVIDCMAINHILETDSLLLAGLLCVSEGAVLARVTPQQKSEIVVALRNYYRNEVITLSIGDGANDCMMINSSNIGVGLPNVNGYYTFSVLDYGLSSFCDLPSLILVHGRMNYYRIIKFIMHSISQIIIITLPQLAVGYVSLLSPQKMVSTTLYLLATPLFSSLPLLLFALFDCATTNKHEQNCPQKYMQNYFYFEKNSKYFIFFFLDSILSGFLAFIIPFTIMDSIFVDRNGRPTNFWIVGTTSFSCSLLITTQKLTFKCTSSFGLVFITSIIRNWSRYASIAYLLDIPGYIIFSNNF; this is encoded by the exons ATGAatgttatttacataaatactaatcaaaaaaacgcaaaaaaaattaatgcgGTGTGTACAAGAAAATACTCTTCTAGGACGTTTTTACCTCATATTGCCCGGGAACACTTTTCAGATAGCTTCACACTTTACTGTGTCGGAATCGGTATTCTCCAAATGATCCCATCGGTATTTTCACAAATCAAACACTACTGTATAAAGGTTTTTATAAAGCTGTTTCATCAAATT ATAACAGTGACGTACAGTATACCCACAATGTGGATACCATGGTTACAAATCGTCCTActtgttatatattttgaaatgtatGCTGACATAAAGag GCATGGTCAAGatgaaaaagagaattttcGTCAAACACGAAAACTACGTTATACACTACATGACACTgttgatttaaaaaaggaagggctaaaaaaaaaaagtacaactGTAGTTTCTATTGTATATTGGAAGGACGTCAGCGTTGGAGATGtgattatttgtaaaaattctgaaattattcCAGCCGATTTATGCTTAATTGCGTCAAGCCATGCGGATGGCTGCGCCATGTTTGACAGCTCATCTCTAGATGGTGAATGTGAATTAAAACGTCGTCGAGTTCCATCCG aaataattgaacatGGATTTGGTACCGCAGAAACTGTTCACGAATTATGTGGAAAACTTATATGTGATCCACCAAACGTCAATCTTAATGTTTTCAACGGAGTATATATCATTACAAAGTCAGTTAGTGATGAAATTCACAAGGAAGAAGGTAACCTGATACAGTTCCcttttaatttggaaaacaGTGCTTTTCGAGGATATAAGTTGTGTAACACT CATTGGATTGCAGGGGTAGTTATATATGCCGGCGAAGATACAAAGGTTTATAAA aGTCACCCTGGGCTAGATTCGAAAATGAGTATTAATGATATCCAATATAAAAAGTACTGCGAGACGTCTTTAGTTTTTCTT gTGTCTGTATGTCTACTTTACACGTTATCATGGATTTATGTCAACATAGACCTGGATAGTGCGGATAAACCTTTTTTTCTTGTGTTgtcttttcttaaaaaag CTTTGTATCACTTCGGTTCTTGGATTGTTCTTACTGCAAATTTTGTTCCCGTTTCCGTttatgcttttttaaattgcattcGACAAGGCCAA GCGTTTAtaatggaaagaaatttcgaTTCACCTAATCCTCCAGAAAGAAAACACGTTATTGTTAACAATCACAAATTAAATTCGGATTTAGGTCAAGTTGAGTATATATTCGCTGACAAAACAGGAACGCTAACTCAAAACTCTATGGAGCTAAAATGCTTATGTATTTCTG GTGTTGATTACCAGAGTACACTCCCTAAACTTACAAACGTCCCTCATGTGTCTGTACACAATGCTGACCTGAGTCGAAACATAGCGGAAATGAATCGGGACATTTGGGACTTTTTCACGCAACTTGCAGTGAATCATTCCGTTGTCATAAACCAATGTTTACTTAATAGTGGTTTGGTTCCTCATACGTCGATTTTTACTTCATCATCTGCTGATGAAGAAGTTTTAGTGTATACTGCCttaaattttggttttgtttttatgaaaGAATTGAACTCTCAACGCTATATCGCAAGACCAGATGGATCATGCATTACG ATAAACGTTTTAGAATGTTTAAACTTTACACCCGAGAGGAGACGAAGTTCTGTCTTAGTtcaatggaaagaaaatagtGAAACTACATCAACCTCACGCATTGTTCTATTCATTAAG GGCTCTCAAGAATCAATTTACAAACGattgaaaaaggaagaaagataTGATTTAATAACCGAAAATACATTacg acACAGTTTAAGATACGCAACGGAGGGGCttagagtatttttttttgctgaaCGAATAATCCCCCAGAGTTTTTTAGACGTTTGGCTATGCAAGTATCGGAAGGCTAAAGAGGAATCGGATGTAACGACTGTTGATGAACTTGTAGAAAACCTTGAATGCGAGTTGCATCTTTTAGGATGTGTGGGAATGGAAAATAAACTTGTTGACAATGTGTGTGAAGCAGTAGCACAACTGAAAGCTgcaggaataaaaatatttatgctgACGGGAGATAAATTAGAAACTGCAACTAATATAGGCTTCCAAACAGGAATTCTTTCGAAATGTAAACCATTAATCTACCTTGACGACGCAGAAACTATATATAATCA AAtccgtaatttttttttaatcaatcccttattaaaaaactttttcgatAATCCTGTAAAATTATCTCCGACCGTTTTGCGCAACGCATTTACGAAACATGACACAAATTTCGTTATAGATTGTATGGCTATAAATCACATCTTAGAAACCGACTCATTACTTTTAGCTGGATTAC TTTGCGTATCAGAAGGTGCTGTCCTAGCTCGTGTAACTCCACAACAGAAA TCTGAAATCGTTGTAGCTCTTCGTAACTACTATCGCAATGAAGTCATTACCTTAAGTATTGGTGATGGAGCAAATGATTGTATGATGATTAACAGCTCAAACATTG gtgTAGGGTTACCAAATGTGAACGGATATTATACCTTTAGTGTATTGGACTACGGCCTTTCATCTTTTTGTGACTTACCTTCATT AATACTTGTTCATGGACGGATGAACTATTACcggataataaaatttattatgcattCAATTAGtcaaatcattattattacccTACCACAATTGGCAGTGGGATATGTATCATTATTATCAC CTCAAAAAATGGTTTCGACGACTCTTTATCTACTAGCAACTCCCTTGTTTTCATCT TTGCCGCTGTTACTGTTTGCACTATTTGACTGTGCTACTACAAATAAACACGAGCAAAATTGTCCGCAGAAATATAtgcagaattatttttactttgagaagaattcaaaatatttcatttttttttttcttgattctATTTTATCTGGGTTTCTAGCGTTTATTATACCATTTACTATTATGGACTCCATATTTGTTGATAGAAACGGCAGG CCGACCAATTTTTGGATCGTTGGTACAACTTCCTTTTCATGTAGTCTTCTCATTACAACCCAAAAACTAACTTTCA AATGCACATCATCTTTTGGTCTAGTTTTTATTACCAGCATCATTAG AAACTGGAGCAGATATGCTTCAATTGCCTACCTTTTGGATATCCCTGGCTACATCAttttttctaacaatttttaa